In Corythoichthys intestinalis isolate RoL2023-P3 chromosome 4, ASM3026506v1, whole genome shotgun sequence, a genomic segment contains:
- the cited4b gene encoding cbp/p300-interacting transactivator 4b: MADHLMMPMNHGSAGASLHGYRMGMNGLQAGHPPHGQQTSAMRAMPGSQMMHYGGAQAGMEMRQRQGMVPPGGPMGGQMNGAQMGHHHQMMYNGQQHHMHQAQQQQQQHQVQQQQHQAQQSQFMNGGLTSQQLMASMQLQKLNTQYHGHPLGPMGGGGGGGVGHMGGPANQYRMNPAQLANMQHMAGPALALNGMDADMIDEETLTSLVVELGLDRVQELPELFLGQNEFDFISDFVSKQQPSTVSC; encoded by the coding sequence ATGGCAGACCACCTCATGATGCCCATGAACCACGGTTCAGCCGGCGCCAGTCTCCACGGTTACCGGATGGGCATGAACGGCCTGCAGGCGGGCCACCCGCCGCACGGTCAGCAGACGTCGGCCATGAGGGCCATGCCCGGCAGTCAGATGATGCACTACGGAGGCGCCCAGGCCGGCATGGAGATGCGCCAGCGGCAGGGCATGGTGCCCCCCGGCGGGCCCATGGGCGGACAGATGAACGGTGCCCAAATGGGCCACCACCACCAGATGATGTACAACGGGCAGCAGCATCACATGCACCAAGcccaacaacaacagcagcagcacCAGGTCCAACAGCAGCAACATCAAGCCCAACAGAGCCAGTTCATGAATGGAGGCCTAACATCTCAGCAGCTCATGGCCAGCATGCAGCTCCAAAAACTCAACACGCAGTATCACGGACACCCGCTGGGCCCCATGGGTGGCGGCGGAGGGGGCGGCGTGGGCCACATGGGCGGCCCCGCCAACCAGTACCGCATGAACCCAGCACAGCTAGCTAACATGCAACACATGGCGGGCCCGGCGCTGGCGCTGAACGGCATGGATGCGGACATGATTGACGAGGAAACGCTCACATCGCTGGTCgtggagctgggcctggaccgGGTCCAGGAGCTGCCTGAACTCTTTCTGGGCCAGAACGAGTTTGACTTCATTTCGGACTTTGTTAGCAAACAGCAGCCCAGCACGGTTAGTTGCTGA